Genomic window (Triticum urartu cultivar G1812 unplaced genomic scaffold, Tu2.1 TuUngrouped_contig_5165, whole genome shotgun sequence):
GGGGTATTTTTGAAATGCTTATTATATATGTGGGGTAATTTTTTTCTCCCATTGCAATGCATGGTCATGTTTGCTAGTAACAAAAATCAATGTCAACTGGTTCACCATCAACCGAGCGAACGAAGCGGGGGCGACCGAGCAGGCAAGCAGCTCGCATGTTAGGCCGGCCCACGAGAATGGGGTGCTTAAGCACTGGTTCGATAACCATTTTTTTGAACTTACTGGCACAATAACTGGCGCAAAGGCTTGCAATGATTCGAATGTAAAAACATTCTGGACAACCTATCAATAAGAAGATCTCAAACAGTTCATGGACAATATTAATACAAATAAAAAGTTCTCAATCTGCTTAGAAATAAACAACTTAATCAAAAGAGAAaaatgcaagcaagcaagcaatGCAATATGAAGCCACATAGGCCAAAACGCACACGCATCAAAGACATCCATACTACTTTTCCGGGCGGGTTATTCCAGTGTGGGTGGTCAAGGCCCAAAGCACGGTGATGAACTCGCCGCCCTGCACCAGCACACTCTCGTGCCCCATCACGCGCTCCTCATCGCTCGACCGCGCTATGTATACGAGGAGTTCCGTCCATAGGTCGGCAAGCAGCTTCCACGTCTGCTCCCGCTGGCTGTCGCCGTCCCTCGTAGGTTCCTCCCTCAGCATATTCCCCAGCTTCGTGCCATTGTGGACCACCTTGCCGTCTTTCCAGGCCGCAGTCGCCTCCCTGTTGGGGGCCGCCATGACCTCGTTGACCCTCGAGCGCCAACGCAAGAGGTAGTAGGGGGCGCATTTGAGAGTggccttgagctcctccttggcggcctcgaaGACGCGCTCTGACTTTTCCTGGTTGTCGGGGAGTAGTTCGGGGTGGAAGGCCACCAGGTAGGCGCAGTACTTGGACAGCCTCGTCGCCACCATGTGGTACTGGGAAGCCTTGCTCTGCTTTCCCTTGCCAGGAGAGTACTTGGCCTCCATGATGGTGGTAGCGACGTGCCAGGTGAGGATGACCTCCGCGAGGCTATCGCTCCGACACGCCGGCAAGAGGTCTTCTCTGTTGACAAGAACAGAGCTTCCATTGTTGAGATCAGTGCCATCATGGATGTGCTTCACAAGCGATTCCATGATGGCGTGTTTGGCGCCTTTTGGCACGGGCGCCGTCTCGAGCACCAGAGAGAACATGGATGGCAGGCCGAGGACGAGCGGCCACCGGAGGGTCAGCAGTGAGAACTGCTTGAAGCCAAGGATGGGCTGGCTCATCTTTTTCCGCAACCATATGATGCGGTGGACAGAGCTCCTGAACATCTTGCTATCACGCCACCACTGCTTTGTCACGTAGTTGTGGACCAGTGACACCATGAACCAGTTtgagaggaggaagacgatgaaCTCCCACATCTCCTCGTAGAAGAAGATGGCCAAGAGGAGGAAGGTGATGGCAAAGTCCACCGTCGTGAAGAAGGCCGACGGCGAGGAGATGGACTTGATTAGGAGGCACATGGTGGTGTTGACGACGCCGGACTTTATGGCGAAGTTGTCCGTCGTGATGCTGGAAAAGGCGAAGCCCGCATCGCCGAAGCCGCAGAGCACGACAGTCATAAGGCACAAGCCAAGCACCACCACGGGAAGCAGGAAGTAGTTGGCAAGTAAGAAGAAAGGGCTCGCGAGGACGACGGGGATGACGGAGTGGTAGTACTCGCACAGGAAGTTCACCTCATCGTTCATCATCTGGAATAGCTCCACCGCCGCCTTCTCTGACTTGTCATGGTAGACTCCGTCGAAGAGTAGGTCACGGCACTCACGAGTCTCTTCCTTGGTCACCAGCGGCAGGTGCTCGAACCTCCTCCGTAGCAGCTTGAAGAGCGCGAAGGAGAGGCACAGCCTCCTGAGTCGCAACCGTAGGCGTTCCTCGAGGTTGGAATAGGCATGATCCCAGATTTTTCCAACGGTGAGGACGGTGTCGTTGTGGGATATATCCTTCAGCTTGTAGCCATCAGCAGTTGGTTCTATAACCAGGTCTTCTTCACCCATGACGATGAACTTGCACCTCTTCAACATGGCCTCGCCGCCAC
Coding sequences:
- the LOC125528862 gene encoding uncharacterized protein LOC125528862 gives rise to the protein VLRVAPNPPGGYLLHRFCDPNTSASVDKYVRNITDSYTDTSNESSMVAASVIMFALAGIFFNLNLFSRFSDVSAILDPKVRVFLSSLLSLFLPVMSYLFSEAKNAGKVAAAAGVGHREEPDLSLQAGLILLWMLLVELLRKKVDEIRMRGYSGTIQRAGRVVGLGSLVFFNLKRVGRKAVFGIFWVLCATKVVQRIAFTEVGKRSYAHGKNTRLITSYMSQILQPGRPQPQDQQEHQQHHSPSTHVLDVEDVEHRAAAGNNQGGGGEAMLKRCKFIVMGEEDLVIEPTADGYKLKDISHNDTVLTVGKIWDHAYSNLEERLRLRLRRLCLSFALFKLLRRRFEHLPLVTKEETRECRDLLFDGVYHDKSEKAAVELFQMMNDEVNFLCEYYHSVIPVVLASPFFLLANYFLLPVVVLGLCLMTVVLCGFGDAGFAFSSITTDNFAIKSGVVNTTMCLLIKSISSPSAFFTTVDFAITFLLLAIFFYEEMWEFIVFLLSNWFMVSLVHNYVTKQWWRDSKMFRSSVHRIIWLRKKMSQPILGFKQFSLLTLRWPLVLGLPSMFSLVLETAPVPKGAKHAIMESLVKHIHDGTDLNNGSSVLVNREDLLPACRSDSLAEVILTWHVATTIMEAKYSPGKGKQSKASQYHMVATRLSKYCAYLVAFHPELLPDNQEKSERVFEAAKEELKATLKCAPYYLLRWRSRVNEVMAAPNREATAAWKDGKVVHNGTKLGNMLREEPTRDGDSQREQTWKLLADLWTELLVYIARSSDEERVMGHESVLVQGGEFITVLWALTTHTGITRPEK